AAGAATTAGCGGGCTGTCATGAATGGGAATATTGGAATAAAAACCTAGTAAAAACATTGCACTTCTTCAACCAAATAGAAACAAACCGTTAACAAGACAAAATTACGATACTTTTAGCCAAATTGATGGCATAAATACTATTTAAATAACATTATTATGTCATTACCAGTACAGATTGACATACATTAAATGAGGGCGTCATGAAAATAAGCGACATTAAAGATCCTTTTGTAGAAGCAAGACAACAAAAAGGTTATGCACAAGTAAGTGATCAAGATGATCCCGTCACCATGATGTTAAGACTTAAAGACGTCAGAAAATGTGCACATAATGCTAAAACCTTTAGCTCGGAAGATATTCCTGGACGCATAGTGGTGCCGTCTGAAGTGAACATTCGTACTACCAGACAAATTCCATTTGAAGTGGATCCTCCAAAACATAAAGGGTTTAGAGGCCTACTTGACCCATGGTTTAAACGTCCACTGGAAGACGACTACAAACAAAAACTTCATAGCATTGTTGATAAATTAGTGACTGAAAATTTGGCTGGTAATTCAGTTGAAGTGATTAAAGAATTTTCTTTAGTTCTGCAATCTAGAGCTCTGACTTTATTACTTAACACCCCCTTTGAAGACTCAAAATTATGGATCAGCTGGGGAACTCACGTATTTAGAAGTGAAGGCGATGCCTTAGACGGCGACAAAGCACAAGTATTATACGATTACCTCGATGAGAAACTTGACGAAGCTCTAGCTAATCCAAGTGACGACTTATTTTCTGTATTATTGGGCGCAGAAGTCGATGGTAAAAAAATGAGCAAAGAAGAAGCCAAAGGTGTACTCATATTAACTTTTGCTGGCGGCAGAGACACAGTTATCAATGCAGTATCAAATACCATTGCTTATTTAGCTGACCACCCTGAATCATTGCAACGTTTACGTGATGAGCCAGAAATCAGAGGCCGAGCAATTGAAGAATTTATTCGTTATTTCTCCCCTCTTACCCATATGGGCCGAGTAGTAAAAGAAGACACTCAAGTCTGCGAACATGCAGCCAAAGCCGACACTCGCATATCTCTGTGTTGGGCGTCAGCTAACCGTGATGAAACGGTATTTGAAAACCCGAACGAAATTGTACTAGACCGCAAATTAAACCCCCATGTAGGGTTTGGTTTTAGTCATCATAACTGCCTTGGCGCCACCCATGCACGGCAGATATTAAGCACCTTGATTGATGTGTTTTGTGAAAAAGTCAGCACCATAGATTTACTAGACGCCCAAGATAATATCGAGCATTGGGACGATTTCGACCGTAAAGTAGGTTATGAAAACCTAACGGTTAAATTTAATAAAGCATAAACCTAAACAAATAAGCGAGAATATCAAAATGGCAAAAATTACATTTATTACCCAAGACAACGAAAGTATCACCCTAGAAGCTGATTCAGGCTCTGTAATGGCCCTAGCGGTAGAAAATGGTGTAAAAGGTATTGATGGCGACTGTGGCGGCGTTTGTTCATGTGCAACATGCCATGTACACGTTAACCCTAGCCAAGTAGCCCAAGCTGGCGAAGCCAGTGAAATTGAAGCAGACATGTTAGAGTTATCTGATAACGCTAACGAATTCAGTCGCTTATGCTGTCAAATTGAAATTACACAAGACTTAGATGGTCTAGAACTAACTGTAGCTAACTAATAGAAATGGTGCCCTCGATGGTTGTAAGTGAAGAAAAGTGTATTGTCATTGGTGCCAGTCATGCTGGCGTTAATTTAGCATTTGCCCTACGCAAAGAAGGTTGGCAAGGTGAAATCAAATTATTTGATGCAGACCCGACTCTACCTTACCACCGTCCACCATTATCAAAAGCTTATTTGACCAGTGACGATGGCATAGAAAAAAACCTATTAAAATCAGCTGATAGTTATCTAAAAGAAAACATTTCTCTGAATTTAGGCGTATCTATTACCGCGATAGACACAGCGAACAAAACCATCACTACTAGTGCTGGTGAACAACACAGTTATACCAAACTAGTGATTGCCACAGGTGCACGACCTTTTATCCCACCGATTGAAGGAATTAATAATGCTTCTAACTTGTACCCATTGCGTACAGCGGCTGATGTCACTAATATTCGTCAAGCTTTAGAGCAAAGTACCAGCAAACAAGTAGTAATAATTGGTGGTGGTTATATAGGCCTTGAAACCGCAGCTTCTATGAAAAAATTAGGTGCGACAGTCACAGTATTAGAACGTGAAGAACGAATTCTTGCCCGTGTCACCGCGCCTATAATGTCTGAGTTTTTTCAGAAATTGCATGCTGAAAATGGTGTTGAAGTACTAACCCAAAAAGACGTATCTTCAATCGTCACTAGTGATAACAAAAATATTGTCAGTTGTTCTGATGGTAGCCAATACCCAGCCGATCTAATTGTGGTAGGAGTCGGTATTCGAGTGAATAGCGAACTAGCAGCAACAGCAGGCTTAACCATAGAAAACGGTATAGCGGTTGACGGGGCAGCACGTACCAGTGATAACGACATATACTCAATTGGCGATTGTAGTTTTCATCACAACCCCCACTACGACCGTAACATCCGTTTAGAGTCAGTACAAAATGCGGTAGATCAAGCAAAAATAGCTGCAGCTTCTATCTGTGGCAAAGATGTCAATTACGATACTTTACCTTGGTTCTGGTCTGATCAATACGACGTGAAATTACAAATGGTGGGCCTATCTCAAGGCTACAATAAAATATTAGTTCGACAAGAGCCCAGTGAAGGGCATAAATTTTCAGTCTGGTATTTTAAAGACGACACGCTTTTAGCAGTAGACTCAGTCAATAATGCGAAAGCTTATGTAGTAGGTACTAAATTTATAAAAGGTGGAGACAAGGTAGATCAAGCTAAACTTGTTGACCCTGAAGTAGAATTTAAACCTGCTAATTTACTCGTTTAATCGTATTTATCATTCTTATTAAAAGGCTCGATTTCCGAGCCTTTTTTATGGCAACTGATAATATTCAGCAGTCACATTCAAATTCCTCCTCAAAATACCAACGTTAATTCAATACCTTATATTTTTTACCGTACATATTTTTTACTAAAATTAACTAACCTGAGTTCTGGATAAGAAGTATCGTTCAAGATAAATCTAACGAAATAATTCAATAATATAATAACGTTCGTCCAAATCACCTCACTTGAATGCTCACTCGGTGACGAAATTTTTCGTGGATAGCAAGGGAGATTGTCGTAAGTAATAACGTGTTATTGCTAGACAATCCAATGTCGCTAGGCACAAAAAGAGCGTTATCGAGAGGTTCTGCTTATCCAGTATTCAGGTTAACTATTTAGACTGAAATATAGTTTTATCAGAATTGAAATCTCGATACAATTTTCACAATAACTGGCTTTTTTACTTTAAAAGCTAGCTGAAATATATGCAGAAGAAAAGAATAACATGGCTGCCATCACACCATTGAAAATAAACAAACAAAGTGGATTTACTTTAATTGAATTAATAATCGTCATTATTATTTTGGGTATATTGGCTGTCACTGCCGCTCCCAAATTTATCGATATGAGTGGTGAAGCTAATATAGCAATATTAAAAAGTGTCGGTGGTGCGATTAAATCATCTGGTCAATTAGTCTATGCCAAAGCAAGTATACAAGGGTTGGATAGTACGGAACTTGCCAATGTAGGCTTAGACGGTGACGGAACGTCTGACATAGAAACTAGATATGGCTATCCTAGTGGTTCGCGAAACAATGGTATTTCCAAAGCCATGAGCGATGATTTTGCCACGGATTGGATTTGGTCAACTAACAATTAAGGTAGTATTTTCTACCTAACCAAAGCTTCTTTTACTTGGACTTCAGGTGCTTACATAAACAAAAAACTATAATCGAAACTAATTGTTATTTGATTTATAACAGAGCGGCTCATGCAGGTGACACACCAACAATTGAATATATCACCTCTGACTGTTAATCAACTACAACGAAAGTAGTAAAAAATAGACTGATTAACTACCTCCTATTCAAGGACGAAATGCATAAAGTGAACCAGTTTATTGGAACAAATTAGAACAGTTTTAGCTGGCCTGCGAAGCAGGTGAAAAACATGGACGTAGTGAATCAAAACTTTCCAGAAGTTTTTGTCGAACCGCGGGGGTTCTCATCCCGACGCTTCGCCATAAATAAAAAAGGCCCAACGAACAACGTTGAATAGCAAAAAAGTCTCAATTTGAAGTTAGTCATTATTGAAAAGTTACAGATAACTGAACGGGATGTACTCAGGCACGTCCGTGTGCCTGACCCTTCGGGCGCCAGAGGCGGTACAAAATGTTCCAGACATTTTGTCGAACCGCGGGGCTTCTCACCCTCGCTAGTTGAATTAAATGACTAAATTCAAGGCAATAAAAAACCCGCAACAAGTGCGGGTTCTTCATATATGGCGGATAGCGAGGGATGTACTCAGGCACGTCCGTGTGCCTGACCCTTCGGGCGCCAGAGGCGGTACAAAATGTTCCAGACATTTTGTCGAACCGCGGGGCTTCTCACCCTCGCTAGTTGAATTAAATGACTAAATTCAAGGCAATAAAAAACCCGCAACAAGTGCGGGTTCTTCATATATGGCGGATAGCGAGGGATTCGAACCCCCGGTACGTTTGACCGTACGTCTGATTTCAAGTCAGGTGCATTAAACCGAGCTCTGCCAGCTATCCGAACTGAGATGCGCATTCTAAAGACGTTTTTATTAGATGTAAAGCAGCAATCATCACCTAGTTTACTGACCGCTGAATAATTGAACAAATTGATGAAATTTAAGCTATTCCAATTAAATCAACCCCAACTGATAAACGCAATGAACTATTTACAAAGCCTTATCTACCACAGTTTGTAAAGGTCATATATGGCCTTTACAATAACTATACAAAAAAACTAAAGTTATTTAAAAAAAGCAACAAATACATGACCTTTAGATAAAAATTCATTATAGTTATCAAATGAATATTGTTAACAATTACCAAAGATACAGGTAGATAAATAATGGATAAAAACATATCTCGTCGCTCTGCTCTAAAAATGTTTGCTGCCGGTGTGGTAGCAACAGGTGTTTCTAGCTGCCAAACTAATACCAAAGTAATGACATCGGCAATTGTCAAAACCGCGACTAATCCCAACCGTGATAGTTGGCATAAAACTCACGATAGAGTTTGGTTAGGTGGTGAATATTGGGCAAACCCAATGGAAGATTGGCGTGTAATCGATGGTGGTGCAGAATGTTTATCTAGAGGTGGCAATCGAAGTGTTCATTCTCTTACTCATCAACTGACCTATGTAGATCAAACGTTTTCTATTTCTGTACAACTAGCTCGATTGGAAAAGCACCATAATGATGGTGGTGCAGGTCTACGTTTAGGTGTCAAAAGTGAGTTAAATGAATACCGCAGTAATTGTTTTGTGCAACAAGGTTACGATCTGGGGATTAAAAATAATGACCTGATGTTAGGTGGCAATACTACACCTTTAAACATACAACTCGATAAACAAGCTGTCACATTAGAATTAGTCGGCACACCTCAATCAGGTGCAATGTCATTAGAACTTACAGCAAAACTAAGTGACTCTGGTAGAGTGATTGGCAGTTTAACTCACTTGGTACCGGCCTCAGAGTTATTAGGTAATATTGCCCTAGTGAGTAATTTTTCAATCCCATCAGTGACCCTAGAACAAATCCCAGAAAACAAATTAGGTAGTCGATATCGTTTTAGTAATTGGATTATGCAAGGTGATGCATTATCGGTTCATGATGAGCGAAAATTTGGTCCTATTCTCTGGACCATGTATTCCCTAAGTGATTCCCGAGCAGCTGAAGGTTTTGTAATGAAACTAAGCGCTTATACAGGTCCAATAGGCAATAAAGACAATCAAAAAATTGAGCTACAGGTTCAACGCAATAACCAATGGATATCACTTGGTAAACAAACTATCAATCATGATGGCTGGTTAGCAACATTCCGGATTGCCAACTGGAGCGAAAAACAAGACACCCCATTCAGAGTGGTATACCTTGAAAAACATTCAGATGGTACAGCAACACCAGACATATATACGGGCAATATAAAAGCTAACCCTACTAGTAGCAAGCTACGTATGGCCGCCCTAACCTGCCAAAATGACTATGGATTCCCCTATGAACCTGTTGCGCAAAATGTCGAGAAACTAACCCCAGATATTGTATTTTTCTCCGGAGACCAAATTTATGAAAGTCATGGTGGTTTCGGTATTGTGCGGAGTCCTGACAACTTAGCTATCCTCAACTATTTGCGCAAGTTCTATCAATTTGGTTGGTCTTTTAAAGAAGTCATGCGTAATCAACCGACTATTTGTTTACCCGACGATCACGATGTTCTACAAGGTAACTTGTGGGGTGAAGGTGGCGCCAAAATGCAAAATATAGAGAAAGATCCCACTGCAAGTGTGTTAGGCGGTTATATAGACTCTGCGCGCGTGGTAAACATGGTACATAGAACTACACTTAATCATCACCCTGATCCCTACGATCCAACCCCAACAAATGGTATAAGCTCATATTATGGCGAGATGTTATATGGCGGAGTGAGTTTTGCCATCATAGCTGACAGACAGTGGAAGAGCGGCCCTGAGCGTATTGGTGTGGCTGTGGGAGAAACCGGTCAGGATGAAGATCCTCTATCTTATAACCCTGCATTTAATCCACCGGGATTAGATTTGTTAGGTAAACGTCAAGAAGACTTTCTGGTTCAATGGGGGAATGATTGGCGTGGACACACTTTAAAAGCAGTATTAAGCCAAACTGTATTCGCCGGAATTTCTACTCACCAACCTTTACCTAACCGTTTCTTAAAATACGATTTTGATTCAAGTGGTTGGCCGGCATCAGCCCGAGACCGCGCAATAGATGTCATGCGCGACTCTATGGCACTACACATTTGCGGCGATACACATTTAGGTTCGTTATCACAATATGGAGTGCATCAACAAAGAGATAGTAACTGGGCCTTTTGTACCCCAGCCATTTCAGCAGGATGGCCACGTTGGTGGAAACCTGACTCTATGAATATGCCTCATAAAAACCGTCCAGCTCACGGCTTAGCTGAAACAGGTGAATATAAAGATAGTTTTGGCAATAAGATTTATGTCTATGCGGTCGGTAATCCAGTGGTAGGTAAATCAGGTAATCGATATGTTCAAGCCCATGAAAAAGGCAGTGGTTTTGGTTTTATCACCTTTGATTCTGAAAAACGTACTTACACAATGCAAGCTTATAAATTCTTAGTGGACGTAACTGATGGTAAAGCAAGCAACCAATATCCAGGTTGGCCTGTCACTATTCATCAACAAGAAAACAAAGGTAATAATATTCTAAGTTAATTAATATTATTAAACCGAATCAAACAAAAACGGCCTTTTAAAGGCCGTTTTTTTGTACCGAAAAATATGCTTATCTGAATTTAAACGCGCCCTATGATTAAGGTTTAAGCACCAATAACTTTTTAAGGATTATAAAGACAAACGACAGAAGGGCCTAGAATTAAATAATGATATTCAACAAAGTGCAGCTTAGTCAGAAACAAAGCCGCACGTTAGATTGAGTTAACAATATGAATTTAAAAAATGACTTTAAGTTTGTTATTTTTTATCCGCTAATTTTTTAAATTTTCGCGTATAAATTTTACTATTAAAAGATTTTGCTGCTTTAACCATCTCTGTATAAGGCGTATCGGTAACACTGACAAAACCGACATTATAATTTTCACCATCATAAGCACGACCTGTTAGAGGCGAATCTATATATTGAAACCAATGTGCTCCAACAAAATACGGATTATCAATCACAGAATTCATATAATCCTGATACATACGACCCCTATCCGCTTGGCTTTGTGCATGCACCAATCCAGGGTTGAATAAACCAGTATCAGTAGCACCAATGTGGAATTCGCCAATAATGCTTGGCATATCTATTTCAGCTAAAAAAGCCCAATGGTCCTTTTGTAATCCTTCTTTGTAATAGTTATAACTCACCACATCTGCATGTTTTGCCGCAGCTTTTACAATTTCAGGCGTCATACCCCAATCAGCGAAGCGAACCCCCATATACATATGATTAGGCATTACACGTTTCACTTCTGCGTTTACTACTGCAAAATATTTCTCCGCATAAGTAAACAACATGGTAGCAAAATCACTTTGCATTGCATCAATAACTCCTGTTAATTCAAAACCTTGAGCAACATCTTGCCAGCTAGAAAAGTCAGTTCCCCATACCTTATTCAATGCCTGAATATTTGCATAATTATCTCTTAACAAGCGGGTAAATACCGCTTTAGTTGGGCTTTCGTCATCTGCTTTAGACAAAGTATTAATCACTATACCGTACTGACTTTGCAAACTACCTTCTCGGCCCCAACTTTTTTCATTATCAATAAACACCCCTACACACCAAGGGTTACCTTGTACTTCTTCAGCAATGGCTTCTGCGGTTACTCGAGCACGTACTACAAATAAGGGGTCGAAAGGATCAGGCAGTGCTGACCAATAATCGTCGCCACTACTGACAGTTTTAAAATCACCAATGATC
The sequence above is a segment of the Paraglaciecola sp. L3A3 genome. Coding sequences within it:
- a CDS encoding cytochrome P450, with amino-acid sequence MKISDIKDPFVEARQQKGYAQVSDQDDPVTMMLRLKDVRKCAHNAKTFSSEDIPGRIVVPSEVNIRTTRQIPFEVDPPKHKGFRGLLDPWFKRPLEDDYKQKLHSIVDKLVTENLAGNSVEVIKEFSLVLQSRALTLLLNTPFEDSKLWISWGTHVFRSEGDALDGDKAQVLYDYLDEKLDEALANPSDDLFSVLLGAEVDGKKMSKEEAKGVLILTFAGGRDTVINAVSNTIAYLADHPESLQRLRDEPEIRGRAIEEFIRYFSPLTHMGRVVKEDTQVCEHAAKADTRISLCWASANRDETVFENPNEIVLDRKLNPHVGFGFSHHNCLGATHARQILSTLIDVFCEKVSTIDLLDAQDNIEHWDDFDRKVGYENLTVKFNKA
- a CDS encoding 2Fe-2S iron-sulfur cluster-binding protein, coding for MAKITFITQDNESITLEADSGSVMALAVENGVKGIDGDCGGVCSCATCHVHVNPSQVAQAGEASEIEADMLELSDNANEFSRLCCQIEITQDLDGLELTVAN
- a CDS encoding NAD(P)/FAD-dependent oxidoreductase, which produces MVVSEEKCIVIGASHAGVNLAFALRKEGWQGEIKLFDADPTLPYHRPPLSKAYLTSDDGIEKNLLKSADSYLKENISLNLGVSITAIDTANKTITTSAGEQHSYTKLVIATGARPFIPPIEGINNASNLYPLRTAADVTNIRQALEQSTSKQVVIIGGGYIGLETAASMKKLGATVTVLEREERILARVTAPIMSEFFQKLHAENGVEVLTQKDVSSIVTSDNKNIVSCSDGSQYPADLIVVGVGIRVNSELAATAGLTIENGIAVDGAARTSDNDIYSIGDCSFHHNPHYDRNIRLESVQNAVDQAKIAAASICGKDVNYDTLPWFWSDQYDVKLQMVGLSQGYNKILVRQEPSEGHKFSVWYFKDDTLLAVDSVNNAKAYVVGTKFIKGGDKVDQAKLVDPEVEFKPANLLV
- a CDS encoding prepilin-type N-terminal cleavage/methylation domain-containing protein; translation: MAAITPLKINKQSGFTLIELIIVIIILGILAVTAAPKFIDMSGEANIAILKSVGGAIKSSGQLVYAKASIQGLDSTELANVGLDGDGTSDIETRYGYPSGSRNNGISKAMSDDFATDWIWSTNN
- a CDS encoding alkaline phosphatase D family protein, producing the protein MDKNISRRSALKMFAAGVVATGVSSCQTNTKVMTSAIVKTATNPNRDSWHKTHDRVWLGGEYWANPMEDWRVIDGGAECLSRGGNRSVHSLTHQLTYVDQTFSISVQLARLEKHHNDGGAGLRLGVKSELNEYRSNCFVQQGYDLGIKNNDLMLGGNTTPLNIQLDKQAVTLELVGTPQSGAMSLELTAKLSDSGRVIGSLTHLVPASELLGNIALVSNFSIPSVTLEQIPENKLGSRYRFSNWIMQGDALSVHDERKFGPILWTMYSLSDSRAAEGFVMKLSAYTGPIGNKDNQKIELQVQRNNQWISLGKQTINHDGWLATFRIANWSEKQDTPFRVVYLEKHSDGTATPDIYTGNIKANPTSSKLRMAALTCQNDYGFPYEPVAQNVEKLTPDIVFFSGDQIYESHGGFGIVRSPDNLAILNYLRKFYQFGWSFKEVMRNQPTICLPDDHDVLQGNLWGEGGAKMQNIEKDPTASVLGGYIDSARVVNMVHRTTLNHHPDPYDPTPTNGISSYYGEMLYGGVSFAIIADRQWKSGPERIGVAVGETGQDEDPLSYNPAFNPPGLDLLGKRQEDFLVQWGNDWRGHTLKAVLSQTVFAGISTHQPLPNRFLKYDFDSSGWPASARDRAIDVMRDSMALHICGDTHLGSLSQYGVHQQRDSNWAFCTPAISAGWPRWWKPDSMNMPHKNRPAHGLAETGEYKDSFGNKIYVYAVGNPVVGKSGNRYVQAHEKGSGFGFITFDSEKRTYTMQAYKFLVDVTDGKASNQYPGWPVTIHQQENKGNNILS